Genomic DNA from Providencia sp. PROV188:
CAGCCCCCAGCGAATTCCGGATTCATTGACCCATCTCCTTAACAAACTCAGTTCACTCTCATCAATATCGAAACGAGCAGCAAACGCTGAAACCTCTAATAGCGTCAGTACTTGCTCCGTTGAAAATCGGCTTTGAGGTAAATCCAATAACATAATAAATGCTTGTAAGATTGGGTGTGCTTGGAGCGCTTTTCTGTCCGAAATGGAGAATGGAATATAGTGTGATGAGCTGGTGTTACCGAACACCGCCTGAATATATGGCGCATAACTGTCGATGTCAGCAACCATGACAATCACATCGCGGGGCGTTAATGTAGGATCTTCTTCAAATAGGGCCAATAAACGATCCTGTAAAACTTCAACTTCACGCTGAGCACTATGGCATGAATGAAATGTCACGGATTGATCACACTGAGGAAGTGAGCGCTTCTGCGAGCTACTTTCATACTCATCTAAAGTCACGCCTAGCTGAGCGTGATTTTCAAGGTCGAGAATATCTTGCTGCAAATTTTCGAGAAGGTTATTTCGCCCATTATCAACAAAGGCCGACACTTCATTGGCGGCCTCTATTTGGGAAATAAAAAATAAATTATCGCGCCCAAGCTTGCCCCACGATGCTAACAGTGGGTTTGCTAAATTCTGCTCACCTTCCGCGTTGAATAAATTGGCTGCATGCTCATCAATTTTAAAGCGGGAAATTTCGTGCTTATCCAAATAGTGGCGCAATTTCCGTTGTTGTAATCGCGCTAAAAAGGCACTGCTTTGAATATCTCCCCAGTAATAACGGCACGGGTTGGTAAACATTAAGTGGATATCTGAGTGTTCAGCAATCGCGTTGAGTGCTTGCAAATACACTGGTGGTAAGGATGAAATACCGCAAATAAATAAGCGTGACGGTAAATTTTTAGCTAACTCTGGTGATGCTTTGAGCTTATCAATAAAACTCTGATACAAGTTTGCTCGATGCCAAGGCGATTGACCAAGCTGCTCTGTATATTCCACCAAACATAACCATAATCTTTTTTGCCACAATTGATTTTCACTGAGCCCGTCAATCAATTCATTACGTTGCCACAGCGCAATCCATTCAGGTCTATAGACCAAATATTGGTCAAATAAATCGGCAATACGCCCTGATAGTTGATGTAATTTACGCTTGTCTGAATCGTCTTGTAGATAGTGACGTAGAGGCTCAAATTCAGTTTCATTAATAACATTTGGCAAAATCGTCATTAACTTCCACGTCATCGCTTGTTTAGTATAGGCGCTCTCTTTGGGGATATCGGGAAGCACTCGACGGAACATATCCCAGATAAACGTAGCGGGTAATGGGTAGTTAATATTGGCGGCTATTCCGAAACGCTTAGCAAGCTCTATCTGTAGCCATTGGGACATACCTGGGCTTTGTACTAATACAATTTCTTGCTCAAAAGGATGAGTGAGAGGGTCATTCTCCATTAAGTGTGCAATTAGCTCTTTGAGCAGATCTAATTGGTTAGAATGATAAACCTGAAACATGACTCTCTCCTTTTGCGCACTGCCAGCGACTTATCGAATACAGTTTCCCGCCCACGAACAAGGACACCTTAGATTCACTACAGCCCCCAAGGCTTACAGAATGCACGATTTTTATCTGTTCTCTCTGGGGCTGATACCCTATTTCCAATGGAACTTTATCATTAAAAGAGCGTTTGCCTTCTAATGTTCCATGTAGAGATCGAATTGCCTGTGAACCTTGATATATTTGATTAAAATTCAAAGCGATATATTGGCTGTAGTTTAGCAGAGCTATCAGCAAGATAGCAAAAATAACCACCGCAATCATCGACTCTACCAGTGCAAATCCTTGCTGTGAATTCTTCATTGGCAAAATCCTTTAATTGCCACTGGGCAGTAATCTATCCAGCCATTTTCACGGGCTTGTAGACGCCCTTCATTCCATATTGGTACAACCCATCGATATATCGTTAGCGATTGATTTTTCGAAAATTCCCCCTTACCCGATAAAATGAATTGATTATTTTTATAATGCTTAAGACAGCTAACCCACCCATGATTTGTTTCTCTCTGACACACCCAAGGACTCACCTTTTCAGCTTTCAATTTCCAATGTTGAGCGAGCCCCCATGACAATGCTGATTCTGCTAAATTAAATGATTGGTAATATTTTTCTTCGCGGATTAATTCATGGCTAGCTCGAGCTTGGTAGTAATGTAATGCCTTTAAGAGTATGAGCCCAACACTCATTAAAACCATTACCATGATTAAAGCAATGTTGCCTTGCTGCGCATTTTTTTCCCTCATGGCACATTCCTTAGCAGTACAGAGAAATGATAATCAAACGTTTTATTAGGCAATAACATGCTTTCCACCGTCATAGATATTCCTAAAATTTTCGTGCTTGGCTGCCACTCAAAAGTCAGCTGATTCACTTTTACCATATTAGGATCAAACAACGACTGCCAGCGGGTACCATCGCAGTTTGTCACATTACGGCTAGACTCGAGCTTATTGTTGTTGAGTCTAAATCCAAAAAAATCAGAATGTAATGAACGGCCTTGTCCTATAACCCATTGCCCAGATAAATCCTGATCATAGGCAAAAATAATGCAAGAATTGGCCTGACGACTTAAGAACTTAGCGCTGATGGTTATTGCCTTTCCTTCACAATGAGGCTTGGAAGGTGACTGGCTGCAATGACCTATTCGACGAAAATCTTTTTCCATATTAATCAACACCTGCCGGACCTCCCTATCCAGTTGATATTGAAAAAAAGCCTGAAATAGTTGCTTAAATAACATAGGGATCGTATTCATCGCTGCAATGCAGACCAAACAGCCAATTAGCATCGCAATCAGTGTTTCTAGCAAAGAAAAACCCTTTTCTGTTTTATGCTTTTTAATGTCATTCAACATTTAGGAACACCTGCCAACGTTTGCTGGCTGCAACTGCGTACCCGACCTGAAGATGAAATAATCACGGATATTTGGTCACTTTCATTACTGAGTTCAATTCGAAAAGGGCTACTTGT
This window encodes:
- a CDS encoding prepilin peptidase-dependent protein yields the protein MLNDIKKHKTEKGFSLLETLIAMLIGCLVCIAAMNTIPMLFKQLFQAFFQYQLDREVRQVLINMEKDFRRIGHCSQSPSKPHCEGKAITISAKFLSRQANSCIIFAYDQDLSGQWVIGQGRSLHSDFFGFRLNNNKLESSRNVTNCDGTRWQSLFDPNMVKVNQLTFEWQPSTKILGISMTVESMLLPNKTFDYHFSVLLRNVP
- a CDS encoding DUF2509 family protein; amino-acid sequence: MREKNAQQGNIALIMVMVLMSVGLILLKALHYYQARASHELIREEKYYQSFNLAESALSWGLAQHWKLKAEKVSPWVCQRETNHGWVSCLKHYKNNQFILSGKGEFSKNQSLTIYRWVVPIWNEGRLQARENGWIDYCPVAIKGFCQ
- a CDS encoding type II secretion system protein, which produces MKNSQQGFALVESMIAVVIFAILLIALLNYSQYIALNFNQIYQGSQAIRSLHGTLEGKRSFNDKVPLEIGYQPQREQIKIVHSVSLGGCSESKVSLFVGGKLYSISRWQCAKGESHVSGLSF